The following are encoded together in the Robertmurraya sp. FSL R5-0851 genome:
- the ytaF gene encoding sporulation membrane protein YtaF → MVLSVPLLLLALAVSIDSFSVGFTYGLRKMRIPFKSIAVISLCSAGTLTVGMIIGHFIESVLSPDIAESIGGIILIILGAWVLAQFFRSEKSTSSMLPHPKTIIDFEIKSLGIVIQILRKPMSADFDQSGTINGIEAYMLGLALSLDAFGAGIGAAMLDFSPSILGTAVALMSFLFIYAGLQLGKHFSENSWLQRFAFLPGVLLIIIGIWKI, encoded by the coding sequence ATGGTACTATCTGTTCCATTATTACTACTTGCATTAGCAGTTAGCATTGACAGTTTTAGTGTAGGTTTCACATACGGTCTGAGGAAAATGCGAATTCCTTTTAAGTCAATCGCGGTCATCTCTTTATGCTCTGCAGGAACACTCACTGTAGGCATGATTATTGGCCATTTCATTGAGTCTGTTTTATCACCTGATATTGCTGAGAGTATAGGGGGAATTATACTCATTATATTAGGGGCTTGGGTTCTCGCTCAATTTTTCAGATCAGAGAAATCCACCTCATCCATGCTTCCCCATCCTAAAACGATCATTGATTTTGAGATTAAATCTCTTGGGATTGTGATTCAAATATTACGAAAGCCGATGTCAGCAGACTTTGATCAATCGGGTACGATCAATGGGATTGAAGCTTATATGCTTGGTTTAGCCTTATCTTTAGATGCATTTGGTGCAGGAATCGGGGCTGCCATGCTAGACTTTTCTCCAAGCATATTAGGGACTGCTGTGGCATTAATGAGCTTTCTCTTTATTTATGCGGGGTTACAGCTTGGAAAACATTTTTCAGAGAATAGCTGGCTTCAGCGCTTCGCCTTTTTACCTGGGGTATTGTTAATCATTATTGGAATATGGAAAATTTGA
- the mutM gene encoding DNA-formamidopyrimidine glycosylase, translating into MPELPEVETVRRTLEMLILDKKIKKVTVLWPKIIKHPEIDQFCDALVGERFVQLGRRGKFLILYTEKYALISHLRMEGRYAHFEALEPVALHTHVIFTFTDGTELRYKDVRKFGTMHLFEKGKEFNQPPLSTLGPEPFDPNFTSSYLQKRLSKTQRSIKTALLDQTVVVGLGNIYVDEALFRSKIHPERIASSLKKKEWSILYEQIKETLGEAVEKGGSTVRSYVNSQGQMGMFQLELFVYGRKGENCKICDTPLEKIVVGGRGTVFCPKCQKKK; encoded by the coding sequence TTGCCAGAACTTCCAGAGGTCGAAACGGTTCGACGAACACTTGAAATGCTTATTTTAGATAAAAAAATAAAAAAAGTAACGGTTCTTTGGCCCAAAATCATAAAACATCCTGAAATAGATCAGTTTTGTGACGCTTTAGTTGGAGAGAGATTTGTTCAGTTAGGAAGAAGAGGAAAATTTTTAATTTTATATACAGAAAAATATGCGTTAATTTCTCATTTGCGTATGGAAGGTAGATATGCGCATTTTGAGGCTTTGGAACCAGTCGCTCTCCACACGCATGTGATTTTTACTTTTACCGACGGGACAGAGCTCCGTTACAAAGATGTACGTAAATTTGGGACGATGCACTTGTTTGAAAAAGGAAAAGAGTTTAACCAGCCACCTTTATCGACTCTCGGACCTGAACCATTTGATCCGAATTTTACGTCATCCTATTTGCAGAAAAGGTTATCGAAAACACAAAGATCAATTAAAACTGCCTTGCTTGACCAAACAGTGGTCGTTGGATTAGGCAATATTTACGTAGATGAAGCCCTTTTTCGATCGAAAATTCATCCTGAGAGAATTGCGAGCTCCTTGAAGAAAAAAGAGTGGAGCATCCTTTATGAACAAATAAAGGAAACACTAGGTGAAGCGGTTGAAAAGGGTGGAAGTACGGTACGATCTTACGTGAATTCACAAGGACAAATGGGGATGTTTCAGCTTGAATTATTTGTTTACGGTCGGAAAGGTGAAAATTGTAAAATATGTGATACTCCTCTAGAAAAAATTGTCGTTGGTGGGCGAGGAACCGTGTTTTGTCCAAAATGTCAAAAGAAGAAGTAG
- the polA gene encoding DNA polymerase I has protein sequence MNKKLVLIDGNSIAYRAFFALPLLNNDKGIHTNAVYGFTMMLLRILEDEKPSHIMVAFDAGKTTFRHKTFSEYKGGRQKTPPELSEQFPFIREVLDAYRIKRYELENYEADDIIGTLSKKAEEDGYEVKVISGDKDLTQLSSEKTTVAITKKGITEIEEYTPEHIKEKYGLTPKQIIDMKGLMGDTSDNIPGVPGVGEKTAIKLLAEFETLEKLLESIDQVSGKKLKEKLEEFKDQAVMSKELATITREAPVTVQLDEFEYDEFDRDKVVQLFKELGFNSLLDKLGDNEGASVEEPLESVEYTTVKEVTEELFATENALYIEVLDDNYHYADLVGISLVNEKGNFFIPTNVAIESSVFKAWAENEASKKIVYDAKRTEVSLRHHHIHLKGIEFDLLLAAYIMNPAESVDDISTTAKRYGFTSISSDEAFYGKGAKRKIPEPEQLGEHLVRKGLVLQELRDKLEQELKANEQFELYYDLELPLSLILADMESCGIKVDMDRLHAMGEAITEQLSTIEARIYDLAGESFNINSPKQLGVILFEKLQLPVAKKTKTGYSTSADVLEKLEDEHEIIREILNYRQLGKLQSTYIEGLLKVINPTTKKVHTRFNQALTQTGRLSSTDPNLQNIPIRLEEGRKIRQAFIPSEEGWVIFAADYSQIELRVLAHIANDEKLIEAFQEGLDIHTKTAMDVFHVSKEEVTSNMRRHAKAVNFGIVYGISDYGLSQSLNITRKEAGSFIERYLESFPGVKEYMEEIVKDAKQKGFVSTLLHRRRYIPEITSRNFNLRSFAERTAMNTPIQGSAADIIKKAMIDMADRLKKENLKSRLLLSVHDELIFEAPEEEIERLKEIVPEVMEHTVELKVPLKVDYSYGPTWYDAK, from the coding sequence TTGAATAAGAAACTCGTATTAATTGACGGAAATAGCATAGCCTACCGGGCATTTTTTGCTCTGCCATTGCTAAACAATGATAAAGGAATTCATACAAATGCTGTTTATGGATTTACGATGATGCTCTTGAGGATATTGGAGGATGAAAAGCCATCACATATAATGGTTGCGTTTGATGCTGGAAAAACAACCTTCCGTCATAAAACTTTTAGTGAATATAAGGGAGGACGTCAAAAAACGCCACCTGAATTATCCGAACAATTTCCTTTTATTCGAGAAGTATTGGACGCTTATCGAATTAAAAGGTACGAACTTGAAAACTATGAAGCAGATGATATTATTGGTACGTTATCGAAGAAGGCAGAGGAAGATGGCTATGAAGTGAAGGTCATTTCAGGAGATAAAGATTTAACTCAGTTGAGTTCTGAAAAAACCACTGTTGCCATTACGAAAAAAGGGATCACAGAAATTGAGGAATATACTCCGGAGCATATCAAAGAGAAATATGGTTTAACACCAAAGCAAATCATTGATATGAAAGGGTTAATGGGGGATACGTCAGACAATATTCCTGGGGTTCCTGGAGTTGGAGAGAAAACAGCCATCAAACTGCTAGCGGAGTTTGAGACGCTTGAAAAGCTACTTGAGTCGATTGATCAAGTGAGTGGAAAGAAACTAAAAGAGAAACTAGAGGAATTTAAAGACCAAGCAGTTATGAGTAAAGAGCTTGCAACCATTACGAGAGAAGCTCCAGTGACCGTACAACTCGATGAATTCGAATACGACGAATTTGACCGTGATAAGGTTGTTCAGTTATTTAAAGAACTAGGTTTTAACTCATTGCTTGATAAATTAGGAGACAACGAAGGAGCTTCAGTGGAAGAACCCTTGGAGAGTGTGGAATACACGACGGTTAAAGAAGTAACGGAAGAACTTTTTGCAACGGAGAATGCCTTATACATTGAAGTGTTAGATGATAATTATCATTATGCTGATCTTGTAGGTATATCACTAGTGAATGAAAAGGGGAACTTTTTCATTCCTACCAATGTAGCCATAGAATCATCCGTTTTTAAAGCTTGGGCTGAAAATGAAGCTTCTAAAAAAATTGTGTATGACGCGAAAAGGACAGAGGTATCACTAAGACATCACCATATCCATCTAAAAGGTATTGAGTTTGACTTACTGTTAGCTGCTTATATTATGAATCCAGCAGAGTCTGTTGATGATATTTCAACGACTGCAAAACGCTATGGTTTTACGAGTATTAGTTCGGATGAGGCTTTTTACGGAAAAGGGGCTAAGAGAAAGATTCCTGAACCGGAACAGCTTGGAGAGCATCTCGTTCGAAAAGGACTCGTGTTACAGGAACTTCGCGACAAACTCGAACAAGAGTTAAAAGCAAATGAACAATTTGAACTTTATTATGATTTGGAGCTTCCTTTATCTTTGATTTTAGCCGATATGGAATCGTGTGGAATTAAGGTTGATATGGATCGACTTCATGCGATGGGAGAAGCAATTACTGAGCAATTAAGTACCATTGAAGCCCGTATCTATGATCTTGCGGGCGAAAGCTTTAATATTAATTCACCAAAGCAGTTAGGCGTCATTCTCTTTGAGAAATTACAGCTTCCGGTAGCGAAAAAGACAAAAACAGGCTATTCAACCTCTGCGGATGTACTGGAGAAGCTTGAAGATGAGCATGAAATTATTCGAGAAATATTAAATTACCGACAGCTTGGTAAGCTTCAGTCTACTTATATTGAAGGTTTACTTAAAGTAATTAATCCTACAACAAAAAAAGTGCATACAAGGTTTAATCAAGCTTTAACTCAGACAGGAAGATTAAGCTCTACAGATCCGAATTTGCAAAATATCCCTATTCGATTGGAAGAAGGTCGTAAAATTCGTCAAGCCTTTATCCCATCAGAGGAAGGTTGGGTTATTTTTGCAGCAGATTACTCACAAATTGAATTACGTGTGTTGGCACATATTGCAAATGATGAAAAGCTAATAGAGGCCTTTCAAGAGGGTCTGGACATTCATACAAAAACAGCGATGGATGTGTTCCATGTATCTAAGGAAGAAGTCACTTCCAACATGAGACGACATGCAAAAGCGGTAAACTTTGGAATTGTTTACGGTATCAGTGATTATGGGTTGTCACAAAGCTTAAACATTACAAGAAAAGAAGCAGGTAGCTTTATTGAAAGATATCTGGAGAGTTTTCCAGGTGTTAAAGAATATATGGAAGAAATCGTAAAAGATGCAAAACAAAAGGGATTCGTGTCCACGCTTTTGCACCGCCGAAGATATATCCCAGAAATAACAAGCAGGAACTTCAATCTTCGTAGCTTTGCGGAACGTACGGCGATGAATACACCGATTCAAGGAAGTGCAGCGGATATTATTAAAAAAGCGATGATCGATATGGCGGACAGGCTCAAAAAGGAAAATCTAAAATCACGATTGTTGCTATCTGTACACGATGAATTAATATTCGAAGCACCAGAAGAAGAAATCGAGCGATTGAAGGAAATCGTCCCTGAAGTAATGGAACATACAGTGGAGTTAAAGGTACCGCTAAAGGTTGATTACTCCTACGGTCCGACTTGGTATGACGCGAAATAA
- the hflC gene encoding protease modulator HflC yields MSDGNVIDMKERSGDGFKWRNYTKFGLIALLILLLIGITLTNLFIVKEGEYRVIRQFGEVVRIESTPGLSYKIPFVQSVSTLPKYQMTYDVNEAEINTKDKKCMLIDNYAVWKIEDPKKMISNARTLENAEGRMEEFIYSVVRSELGKLNYEEIINDEASTRGSLNDKITEKVNELLSQDNYGIVVTDVRMKRTDLPKENEQSVFTRMISERESKAQEYLSIGDAQKNIIIADTDRQVKETLAKAQADAETIRAEGEAQAARVYNEAFSKDPSFYQLFRTLESYKKTINGETVIVLPSDSPYARLLMGYTE; encoded by the coding sequence ATGAGTGATGGAAATGTGATCGATATGAAAGAGCGTTCTGGAGATGGTTTTAAGTGGAGGAATTATACCAAATTTGGATTGATTGCTCTTTTAATCCTTCTATTGATTGGGATCACCCTTACGAATTTATTTATCGTTAAGGAAGGAGAATACCGAGTGATTCGCCAATTCGGTGAAGTGGTTCGAATTGAAAGTACTCCTGGTCTTAGCTATAAAATCCCATTTGTTCAAAGTGTTTCGACTCTACCAAAATATCAAATGACCTATGATGTGAATGAAGCTGAAATTAATACAAAAGATAAAAAGTGTATGTTAATTGACAATTATGCTGTTTGGAAAATTGAAGATCCTAAAAAGATGATTTCGAATGCGAGAACGCTTGAAAATGCTGAGGGAAGAATGGAAGAGTTTATTTACTCGGTTGTTCGATCAGAGCTTGGAAAGTTAAACTACGAAGAAATCATTAATGATGAGGCGTCAACTAGAGGTTCCTTAAATGATAAAATTACAGAGAAGGTTAATGAACTTCTCTCACAAGATAATTACGGAATTGTGGTAACGGATGTGCGTATGAAAAGAACAGATCTCCCGAAGGAAAATGAACAGTCGGTGTTCACTCGGATGATCTCAGAACGTGAATCAAAGGCACAGGAGTATTTATCAATTGGGGATGCACAGAAAAATATTATTATTGCGGATACGGATCGCCAGGTGAAAGAAACACTAGCGAAGGCGCAAGCAGATGCCGAAACGATTCGTGCGGAGGGAGAAGCTCAAGCTGCAAGGGTATATAATGAGGCGTTCTCCAAAGACCCGAGCTTTTACCAATTATTTAGAACATTAGAATCGTATAAAAAGACGATTAACGGAGAAACCGTTATTGTTCTGCCATCAGATTCACCTTATGCCCGTTTGCTTATGGGATATACGGAGTAA
- the hflK gene encoding FtsH protease activity modulator HflK — protein MLSLKRIYSLVGLILLIIVLSFVVFTTWYTVDESEQAVILTFGKVEEGITEPGLHFKMPWPIQNVEKLSKETFSLQFGYEEKDGEIVEFDNETKMITGDENIVLADLVVQWKITTPSKYLYNADNPEEILRDATSASLRSIIGSSKIDDALTSGKGEIEASVRELLSTLMDKYDIGITIMAVKLQDVELPNEEVRKAFTNVTDARETMNTKINEAKKYQNQKINEAEGEKKALVSRAEGDQSARIEIARGDVAVFNKLYDEYKNNPEVTRQRLVLETLEEVLPGTEIYIMNDDGDTLKYFPIRPLEKEEAKPQAEGSGNNE, from the coding sequence TTGCTTAGTTTAAAAAGAATTTATTCACTGGTAGGTCTAATACTTTTAATTATAGTACTCAGTTTTGTAGTTTTTACAACGTGGTATACGGTTGATGAATCAGAACAGGCGGTTATATTAACCTTTGGGAAGGTAGAAGAGGGAATAACAGAACCTGGGTTACATTTTAAAATGCCTTGGCCTATTCAAAATGTAGAGAAGCTTTCGAAGGAAACATTTAGTTTACAGTTTGGATATGAAGAAAAAGATGGAGAAATTGTTGAGTTCGATAATGAGACAAAAATGATTACTGGAGACGAAAATATCGTTCTTGCAGATCTTGTTGTTCAATGGAAAATTACGACGCCTTCAAAATACTTATATAATGCAGATAATCCAGAAGAGATTTTACGTGATGCCACTTCAGCGTCTCTTCGTAGCATCATAGGAAGCTCCAAAATTGATGATGCCTTGACCTCTGGGAAAGGTGAAATAGAAGCAAGTGTCAGAGAGCTACTGTCGACCCTAATGGATAAATATGATATAGGGATCACTATTATGGCGGTGAAGCTGCAAGATGTGGAGCTTCCAAATGAAGAGGTTCGGAAAGCATTTACGAATGTTACAGATGCCCGTGAAACGATGAACACAAAAATTAACGAGGCGAAAAAATATCAAAATCAAAAAATCAATGAAGCAGAAGGGGAAAAGAAAGCCCTTGTTTCAAGAGCTGAGGGGGACCAATCAGCAAGAATTGAGATTGCTAGAGGGGATGTAGCGGTTTTTAATAAACTCTACGATGAGTATAAGAACAATCCTGAAGTAACTAGACAAAGGCTTGTGTTAGAGACATTAGAGGAAGTATTACCAGGTACAGAAATTTATATCATGAATGATGATGGTGATACATTGAAGTATTTCCCGATTAGACCTCTAGAAAAAGAAGAAGCAAAGCCTCAGGCAGAGGGGAGTGGAAACAATGAGTGA
- the pnpS gene encoding two-component system histidine kinase PnpS translates to MIKFRTRLLFALIMLIFIVLIGLGLLLGQLFKGYYIDSFDGRMKQETKLVSTYIQDTGGIGHISKDRLNDFSDTLSSRITILGNKGDLIYDSGALENTSNKRHDSVLQSIYEDQLEKEDEIIEVGGGYNLHYYWDEITINGETEGIIVLSTKLTEIKNAYEQIWWILTVSLGISLFVIILLGYKITTMYTKPIESATNVAIELAKGNYRARTYEDHADETGMLSSSINVLARNLQELMKSKEIQQDRLGTLIENMGSGLILIDSRGYINLVNRTYKEIFQVESNEYLEKLYYEVIDQKDICDLIEEIFMTEHKIKKQLIVPVGIERRHFEVYGVPIIGLNDVWKGILLVFHDITEIKKLEQMRKDFVANVSHELKTPITSIKGFSETLLDGAMEDKQTLEAFLTIILKESDRLQTLIQDLLDLSKMEKQGFQLSIQKIDIVAVLHEVLPILTGKALEKKIDLQFEAEDEAIFVEGDVYRLKQVFINLITNAISYTPEGGTVKVEVRERTSKIRIKVIDTGIGIERKEIPRIFERFYRVDRARSRNSGGTGLGLAIVKHLIEAHKGNIRVESKVGRGTTFIIELLKEIPK, encoded by the coding sequence ATGATAAAATTTCGAACAAGACTCTTGTTTGCCCTAATTATGCTTATTTTCATTGTTCTTATTGGATTAGGCCTATTGTTAGGACAATTGTTCAAAGGATACTATATTGATTCCTTTGATGGGAGGATGAAGCAGGAAACCAAATTAGTCTCTACGTATATTCAAGATACTGGCGGCATAGGTCATATTTCTAAAGATAGATTAAATGATTTTAGTGATACGCTAAGTTCTCGAATTACCATACTAGGAAATAAAGGGGATCTTATTTATGATAGTGGTGCCCTTGAAAATACGAGTAATAAGAGGCATGACAGTGTTCTCCAATCCATCTACGAAGATCAATTAGAAAAAGAAGATGAAATCATTGAAGTAGGTGGAGGATATAATCTTCACTACTATTGGGACGAAATAACTATTAATGGTGAGACAGAGGGCATCATTGTATTAAGCACGAAACTTACTGAAATAAAAAATGCATATGAACAGATCTGGTGGATATTAACGGTTTCGCTCGGGATCTCACTATTTGTCATTATTTTATTAGGTTATAAAATAACGACCATGTACACAAAGCCGATAGAATCTGCGACCAATGTAGCTATTGAGCTTGCAAAAGGAAATTATCGTGCAAGAACGTACGAGGATCATGCTGATGAAACAGGTATGCTAAGTAGTTCAATTAATGTTTTAGCTAGAAACCTACAGGAGCTCATGAAGTCAAAAGAAATTCAGCAAGATCGATTAGGGACCTTGATTGAAAATATGGGAAGCGGACTTATATTAATTGATAGTCGTGGCTACATAAATTTGGTCAATCGGACGTATAAAGAAATTTTTCAAGTAGAATCAAATGAGTATTTAGAAAAGCTCTATTATGAAGTGATTGACCAAAAAGACATTTGTGATCTGATAGAAGAAATTTTTATGACAGAGCACAAAATTAAAAAACAACTAATTGTACCTGTAGGGATTGAGAGAAGACATTTTGAAGTGTATGGTGTGCCGATTATTGGCTTAAATGATGTTTGGAAAGGTATTTTATTAGTTTTCCATGATATCACTGAAATTAAGAAGCTTGAACAAATGCGTAAAGATTTTGTGGCAAATGTATCACACGAGCTAAAGACACCTATTACTTCCATAAAAGGGTTTTCCGAGACCCTTTTAGATGGAGCTATGGAGGACAAGCAAACCTTAGAAGCTTTCCTGACGATTATCTTGAAAGAAAGCGATCGTTTACAAACATTAATACAAGACTTATTAGACCTTTCGAAGATGGAGAAGCAAGGCTTTCAATTGTCGATTCAAAAAATAGATATTGTTGCTGTGTTGCATGAAGTTCTTCCTATATTAACAGGAAAGGCACTTGAAAAGAAAATTGACCTTCAATTTGAAGCCGAGGATGAAGCGATCTTTGTTGAAGGCGATGTATATAGATTAAAACAAGTGTTTATTAATCTAATAACCAATGCCATTTCCTATACTCCAGAAGGTGGGACTGTAAAGGTTGAAGTTCGTGAGAGGACAAGCAAGATAAGAATAAAGGTAATAGATACGGGGATTGGAATTGAGAGAAAGGAAATTCCCCGAATCTTTGAACGTTTTTATCGAGTAGATCGTGCAAGAAGTAGAAACTCTGGTGGTACGGGTCTAGGGTTAGCCATCGTGAAGCATTTGATTGAAGCTCATAAGGGGAATATTCGAGTGGAAAGTAAGGTTGGAAGAGGGACCACTTTCATCATTGAACTTTTAAAAGAAATTCCTAAATAA
- a CDS encoding response regulator transcription factor — translation MEKRVLVVDDEQSIVTLLQYNLKQAGYEVLTAADGEEGRNIALEQELDLIILDLMLPKLDGIEVCKQLRQQKVLTPILMLTAKDDEFDKVLGLELGADDYMTKPFSPREVVARVKAILRRTQLQPESVVVQEEEKDLLQVAELKIYPEQYEAYSGDILLELTPKEFELLLYLARHKGRVLTRDQLLSAVWNYDFAGDTRIVDVHISHLREKIEQNTKKPVYIKTIRGLGYKMEEPKGE, via the coding sequence ATGGAAAAAAGAGTACTTGTAGTCGATGATGAGCAGTCCATTGTAACGCTCCTGCAGTACAATTTAAAACAGGCTGGTTATGAAGTGTTAACTGCTGCGGATGGCGAAGAAGGACGAAATATAGCTTTGGAACAGGAACTAGACTTAATTATTTTGGATTTAATGCTTCCAAAGCTTGATGGAATTGAGGTTTGTAAGCAGCTTCGTCAACAAAAAGTCTTGACGCCTATTCTTATGTTGACTGCAAAAGACGATGAATTTGACAAAGTTCTCGGACTTGAACTAGGTGCAGATGATTATATGACAAAGCCGTTTAGTCCAAGAGAAGTCGTAGCCAGAGTCAAAGCTATTCTTAGAAGAACGCAATTACAGCCAGAATCAGTTGTCGTACAAGAAGAGGAAAAAGATCTGCTTCAGGTAGCAGAACTGAAGATTTATCCTGAACAATACGAGGCGTACTCTGGAGATATATTGCTAGAGCTCACTCCAAAGGAATTCGAATTATTACTCTATTTAGCAAGACACAAAGGAAGAGTTCTAACGCGAGATCAGCTTCTAAGTGCAGTATGGAATTATGATTTTGCAGGAGACACGCGAATTGTAGATGTTCATATTAGTCACTTAAGAGAGAAAATTGAACAAAATACGAAGAAACCAGTTTATATAAAAACCATTCGAGGCTTAGGCTATAAGATGGAGGAGCCTAAGGGAGAATGA
- a CDS encoding MaoC/PaaZ C-terminal domain-containing protein, which translates to MLLGKKRKLGRKINEISRGEKLSLTEKIEDKDLLLYLGLTNDANPLCIQHDYASQTPFKKPLVPSIMLTGIVTSAISKYLPGPGSHILKQDIEYVKPVYHYEMIDFMFEVSEVSISNHTIEVTVEGKNEEGEQVLKGLLLVCPPHQLEALDGHALENF; encoded by the coding sequence ATGTTGTTAGGTAAAAAGAGAAAATTGGGCCGGAAAATTAATGAAATTTCTAGAGGAGAAAAACTTTCTCTGACAGAAAAGATTGAAGATAAGGACTTGCTATTATATCTTGGTCTAACGAATGATGCGAACCCTTTGTGTATTCAGCATGATTACGCATCACAAACTCCTTTTAAGAAGCCGCTGGTGCCAAGCATTATGCTAACCGGAATCGTTACCTCTGCTATATCAAAATATTTGCCTGGGCCAGGTAGTCATATTCTTAAACAGGATATCGAATATGTGAAACCCGTGTATCATTATGAAATGATTGATTTTATGTTCGAAGTATCCGAAGTAAGTATAAGCAATCATACGATTGAAGTTACAGTTGAAGGTAAAAATGAAGAGGGAGAACAGGTACTAAAAGGACTCCTTTTAGTTTGTCCTCCCCATCAATTAGAGGCATTAGATGGTCATGCATTGGAAAATTTTTAA
- the mdh gene encoding malate dehydrogenase yields MSMKRKKISVIGGGFTGATTAFLLAQKELGDVVLLDIPQMENPTKGKALDMLEASPVQGFDANITGTADYADTKDSDIVVITAGIARKPGMSRDDLVQTNQKVMKAVASEVAKYSPNCTIIVLTNPVDAMTYTVFQETGFPKNRVIGQSGVLDTARFRTFVAQELNLSVKDITGFVLGGHGDDMVPLVRYSYAGGIPLETLLSKERLEAIVERTRKGGGEIVNLLGNGSAYYAPAASLVEMCEAILKDQRRVLPSIAYLEGEYGYKGIYLGVPTILGANGIEQVIELELTDEEKSALDKSAAAVRNVMDVLV; encoded by the coding sequence ATGTCAATGAAGCGTAAAAAGATCTCGGTAATTGGTGGGGGCTTTACTGGAGCTACAACAGCTTTTCTACTTGCACAAAAAGAACTGGGAGATGTTGTTTTGCTGGACATACCGCAAATGGAAAATCCAACAAAGGGAAAGGCTCTAGATATGCTTGAAGCAAGTCCGGTTCAAGGGTTTGATGCAAATATTACAGGTACAGCAGATTATGCAGATACAAAGGATTCTGATATTGTTGTGATCACCGCTGGAATCGCAAGAAAACCAGGAATGAGTCGTGATGATCTCGTTCAAACCAATCAAAAGGTTATGAAAGCGGTCGCATCTGAAGTAGCTAAGTACTCACCGAACTGTACGATTATCGTTTTGACAAATCCAGTGGATGCAATGACATATACTGTTTTCCAAGAAACTGGTTTCCCGAAAAATCGTGTCATTGGTCAATCAGGTGTTCTAGATACGGCACGCTTCCGTACATTTGTGGCTCAAGAGTTAAACTTATCTGTTAAAGACATAACAGGCTTCGTTCTAGGTGGCCATGGTGACGATATGGTTCCTCTTGTACGTTACTCGTATGCTGGTGGAATTCCACTTGAGACACTACTGTCTAAAGAACGTTTAGAGGCTATTGTTGAACGTACGAGAAAGGGTGGAGGAGAGATTGTGAACCTGTTAGGAAATGGCAGTGCTTACTATGCACCTGCTGCTTCTCTAGTAGAAATGTGTGAAGCCATCTTGAAAGATCAGCGTCGGGTTCTCCCATCAATTGCTTACCTTGAGGGTGAATATGGATATAAAGGTATTTACCTAGGGGTCCCAACAATCCTCGGAGCTAACGGAATAGAACAAGTAATTGAGCTTGAGTTAACAGATGAAGAGAAAAGTGCTCTAGATAAATCAGCAGCGGCTGTACGAAATGTAATGGATGTTTTAGTTTAA